A stretch of Bradyrhizobium diazoefficiens DNA encodes these proteins:
- a CDS encoding helix-turn-helix transcriptional regulator has protein sequence MDTGPKIAQVAALIGDPARANMLSALMDGRTLTASELAYVSGVAPQTASGHLAKLSDAGLLALAKQGRRRYFRLASPHVARVLESLMVVAQEGPARQRNLWRGGETLRHARTCYDHMAGRIAVAIADRLVQQSFILLDEDGGQLTDAGRSFFDELGVDLRLASRRRVFCRPCLDWSERRSHLAGAVGAAILDHALEHDWVEHVRDSRALVVTPVGVRELAATFGIESAPPTDGCEGPVASLSRGRVAVIPVESAFPGRR, from the coding sequence TGCTGAGCGCGCTGATGGATGGCCGAACGTTGACCGCCTCGGAGCTTGCCTATGTGTCTGGCGTGGCGCCGCAGACAGCGAGTGGCCATCTTGCAAAACTCAGCGACGCCGGATTGCTCGCGCTCGCAAAACAGGGCCGACGACGATATTTCCGCCTGGCCTCTCCGCACGTCGCGCGCGTGCTTGAAAGCCTCATGGTGGTGGCGCAGGAAGGCCCCGCCCGGCAGCGCAATCTCTGGCGCGGCGGAGAGACGCTCCGACACGCGCGGACGTGCTATGACCACATGGCCGGCCGCATCGCCGTCGCAATCGCCGACCGGCTGGTCCAACAGTCGTTCATTCTGCTCGACGAGGATGGCGGACAATTAACCGATGCCGGTCGGTCATTCTTCGATGAGTTGGGCGTCGATCTTCGCCTCGCCTCCAGGCGCCGGGTGTTCTGTCGCCCCTGTCTCGACTGGAGCGAGCGGCGGTCGCATCTGGCAGGGGCGGTTGGCGCTGCCATTCTTGATCACGCGCTCGAGCACGATTGGGTCGAGCATGTCCGGGATAGCCGCGCGCTCGTCGTGACTCCGGTTGGCGTTAGAGAGCTCGCCGCAACGTTCGGCATCGAGAGCGCACCCCCGACGGACGGTTGCGAAGGGCCTGTTGCATCGCTGTCCCGAGGCCGGGTGGCGGTTATCCCGGTTGAGTCAGCGTTCCCCGGCCGGAGGTAG
- a CDS encoding caspase family protein produces the protein MGAFRWITLFFSIWLMCSSAQAERRIALVMGNSAYRSAPKLSNPANDAALVGGMFKKAGFDWVDVRTDLNASEMRRALRDFGGRARDAEVAVIYYAGHGIELDGTNYLIPTDATLETDSDVLDETVALDRALFAVEPAKQLRLIILDACRDNPFSRSIKRTVAVRAIGRGLAKVEPTSPNTMIAFAAKAGSTASDGDSKNSPFAAALVERLPTPGLDLRKAFGFVRDDVLKNTSYKQEPYVYGSLGGDDVPLVAAKPTATGPQANPDDAVRRNYELALQLGTRDGWTAFLSRYADGFYADLAKGQLNKIAAEEARAAAVDKARQVEEERARLAADGARKVEQNKAAAAAKAAENAQLAAEKAKQIEETKAAAAEQRRKEIEAAVAKALADKQAAEKKVSSEADQKVAALPSPAPSFEPVESPQELVRSVQSELRRVGCLADAESVEWGAKPQRSLTLFNKYAGTKLDTTLASFDALEAIKARTGRVCPLVCDHGFRADGDHCSKITCRAGYQIGDENTCEKINVKKPTAKREEPRVNADRQAPARAASQASTSNASGQIVCNAAGCRPVQKGCHLESATTAAMGSMGAASRNREVCN, from the coding sequence ATGGGCGCTTTCCGTTGGATTACGTTGTTCTTTTCGATCTGGCTGATGTGCAGCTCGGCGCAGGCCGAGCGCCGGATCGCGCTGGTGATGGGCAACTCAGCCTATAGAAGTGCACCCAAGCTCTCCAACCCCGCGAACGATGCCGCCCTGGTCGGTGGTATGTTCAAGAAGGCCGGATTCGACTGGGTCGACGTCAGGACCGATCTGAACGCTTCAGAGATGCGCAGGGCTCTGCGCGACTTCGGCGGGCGGGCGCGAGATGCCGAGGTGGCCGTCATTTACTACGCTGGTCACGGCATTGAACTCGATGGGACGAACTACCTCATTCCGACTGATGCGACTCTGGAGACCGACAGCGACGTTCTGGATGAGACTGTAGCGCTTGATCGCGCGCTGTTCGCGGTCGAACCCGCCAAGCAACTTCGGCTGATCATCCTTGATGCCTGCCGCGACAACCCCTTCTCCAGATCCATCAAGAGAACGGTTGCCGTCCGTGCCATCGGTCGCGGCCTTGCCAAGGTCGAGCCGACCAGCCCGAATACAATGATAGCGTTCGCTGCCAAGGCGGGGTCTACGGCTTCGGATGGCGATTCCAAGAACAGCCCATTCGCCGCAGCGCTTGTCGAGCGACTGCCGACACCCGGTCTCGATTTGCGCAAGGCGTTCGGCTTTGTCCGCGATGACGTCTTGAAGAACACCAGCTACAAACAGGAACCGTATGTGTACGGTTCGCTCGGCGGCGATGACGTGCCGCTTGTCGCAGCCAAGCCGACGGCAACCGGCCCTCAGGCAAACCCGGACGACGCAGTTCGCCGCAATTACGAGCTTGCCCTGCAACTCGGCACCCGCGACGGATGGACAGCCTTCTTGAGCCGATACGCTGACGGCTTCTATGCCGACCTCGCCAAGGGGCAACTCAACAAGATCGCGGCAGAGGAAGCCCGCGCAGCGGCGGTCGACAAGGCTCGGCAGGTCGAAGAAGAAAGGGCACGGCTTGCCGCCGACGGCGCAAGGAAGGTCGAACAGAACAAAGCCGCCGCAGCCGCCAAGGCTGCTGAGAATGCGCAGCTCGCCGCCGAGAAGGCCAAGCAGATCGAGGAGACCAAAGCCGCCGCCGCCGAGCAACGGCGCAAGGAGATAGAGGCCGCTGTTGCAAAGGCTCTGGCCGACAAGCAGGCAGCAGAGAAGAAGGTCAGCTCCGAAGCTGACCAGAAGGTTGCGGCCCTGCCATCTCCCGCACCTTCATTCGAACCGGTGGAGTCGCCGCAAGAGCTCGTCAGGTCGGTCCAATCCGAACTCCGCCGCGTCGGCTGTCTTGCTGATGCGGAGAGCGTTGAGTGGGGCGCCAAGCCACAGCGCTCGCTGACACTGTTCAACAAGTACGCCGGAACCAAGCTCGACACGACACTCGCGAGCTTCGATGCATTGGAGGCGATCAAAGCCCGGACAGGCCGCGTCTGCCCGCTCGTCTGCGATCATGGTTTTAGGGCAGATGGCGATCATTGCTCAAAGATCACCTGCCGCGCAGGTTACCAGATCGGCGACGAGAATACCTGCGAAAAGATCAACGTAAAGAAGCCAACTGCAAAGCGCGAAGAACCAAGAGTAAACGCTGACCGCCAAGCCCCCGCGAGAGCGGCTTCCCAAGCGTCAACGTCGAACGCATCGGGACAAATTGTTTGCAACGCCGCCGGGTGCCGCCCGGTGCAAAAAGGTTGTCATTTGGAATCAGCCACAACCGCCGCGATGGGGTCGATGGGGGCCGCTAGTCGTAACAGAGAAGTCTGCAATTAA
- a CDS encoding ABA4-like family protein, which yields MDPRFAFGTGNTIAMLGWLGLLTSLFVPIARDGVRRTTRLFIPALFGVAYVVLIGQGWSKAVGGGFGSIEQVRALFAVDAALVAGWLHYLAFDLFVGSWIVEDGLTRGINRFALIPCLGLTFLFGPAGLLLFLGLRLLPAREST from the coding sequence TTGGATCCTCGTTTCGCGTTCGGCACCGGCAACACCATCGCCATGCTCGGGTGGCTTGGATTGCTCACATCTCTGTTCGTCCCGATCGCGCGGGACGGCGTGAGGCGCACCACGCGTTTGTTCATCCCGGCGCTATTCGGTGTCGCGTATGTGGTGTTGATCGGGCAGGGCTGGAGCAAGGCGGTCGGCGGCGGATTCGGTTCGATCGAGCAGGTGCGCGCGCTGTTCGCGGTAGACGCCGCGCTTGTGGCAGGCTGGCTCCATTATCTCGCCTTCGATCTCTTCGTTGGGAGTTGGATCGTCGAGGATGGCCTGACGCGGGGGATCAATCGTTTTGCGCTGATTCCGTGCCTGGGCCTTACCTTCCTGTTCGGCCCGGCGGGGCTGCTCCTTTTCCTCGGGCTGCGGCTCTTACCTGCGCGGGAATCGACGTGA
- a CDS encoding TetR/AcrR family transcriptional regulator — translation MSRGYHHGHLRATLLEAAESLLAEKGVEGFSLRETARRAGVSSGAPKHHFRDVRALLTAIATLAFDDLADRLEAASSDCSADRITRIQRQGAAYVRFALEQRARFDLMWRVALLDMNDAERCRAGDRAFAAMDRLVRGKDAPELEHGDPRMAPSIACWSIVHGFARLAIDGTFGLGANAAERAADALLSPVLRHLSV, via the coding sequence ATGTCGCGCGGCTATCATCACGGCCACCTCCGCGCGACCCTGTTGGAAGCCGCGGAAAGCCTTCTCGCAGAGAAAGGCGTCGAAGGTTTCAGCCTGCGTGAAACCGCGCGCCGCGCCGGTGTGTCATCCGGGGCCCCCAAACATCACTTCCGCGATGTTCGAGCGCTGCTGACGGCGATCGCAACACTGGCATTCGACGATCTCGCCGACCGGCTTGAGGCGGCGAGTTCGGATTGTTCGGCAGATCGCATCACGCGCATCCAGCGCCAGGGTGCTGCCTACGTTCGCTTCGCGCTCGAACAGCGCGCGCGTTTCGATCTCATGTGGCGCGTCGCGCTGCTGGACATGAACGACGCTGAACGCTGCCGAGCAGGCGACCGCGCCTTCGCTGCGATGGACCGCCTGGTCAGAGGCAAAGACGCCCCTGAGCTTGAACACGGCGATCCGCGCATGGCGCCCTCGATCGCCTGCTGGTCGATTGTGCATGGATTTGCCAGGTTGGCTATTGATGGCACCTTTGGCTTGGGGGCGAATGCCGCGGAACGCGCGGCGGACGCCCTGCTGTCCCCAGTCCTGCGGCACCTCTCCGTTTGA
- a CDS encoding SDR family oxidoreductase, with amino-acid sequence MPTVLITGCSSGFGLETARLFLDRGWDVVATMRVPHAELLPPSDRLRILALDITDAAHVARAIAEAGPIDVLVNNAGFGVPSPIELTAPETARALFGTNTLGTLAMVRAVLPAFRQRRAGVIINITSSVTLKALPLVGLYRASKAAVNAFTESLAVEVAPFGVRVHLVLPGRAPETRFGENAFPHLRGRDNPDYAPMIERIVASIRDSSGPMTRSSDVAEAIWRVANDPSAPLRIAAGADAEAWIAEAG; translated from the coding sequence ATGCCCACTGTCCTCATCACCGGCTGCTCGTCTGGCTTCGGTCTGGAAACCGCACGGCTGTTTCTCGATCGCGGCTGGGACGTCGTGGCAACGATGCGTGTGCCCCATGCCGAGCTTCTGCCGCCTTCCGATCGTCTGCGCATCCTGGCGCTCGATATCACCGACGCCGCGCACGTCGCCCGAGCTATCGCCGAGGCCGGGCCGATCGACGTTCTGGTCAACAATGCCGGCTTCGGCGTGCCGTCGCCGATCGAACTGACTGCGCCCGAGACGGCCCGCGCTTTATTCGGGACCAACACGCTCGGCACGTTGGCGATGGTTCGGGCGGTGCTTCCGGCGTTTCGCCAGCGCCGGGCAGGCGTGATCATCAACATCACCTCGTCGGTCACGCTCAAGGCGCTGCCTCTGGTCGGCCTATACCGGGCGAGCAAGGCGGCGGTGAACGCCTTCACCGAATCGCTGGCGGTGGAAGTTGCGCCCTTTGGTGTGCGCGTGCATCTGGTCCTGCCGGGGCGCGCACCCGAGACGCGCTTCGGCGAAAATGCGTTTCCGCACCTGCGCGGCCGCGACAATCCCGACTATGCGCCAATGATCGAGCGTATCGTGGCGAGCATCCGCGACAGTTCGGGTCCGATGACGCGTTCGTCTGACGTCGCCGAAGCGATCTGGCGGGTCGCCAACGATCCGTCTGCACCCCTACGCATAGCAGCCGGAGCCGATGCCGAAGCCTGGATCGCGGAGGCGGGCTGA
- a CDS encoding AraC family transcriptional regulator, whose protein sequence is MQFFGDSPASDPLAEVVTLLQPAARFSKLVECAGSWKIHRKSTGEPFYCAVLEGRCRVMVDGQPSMTLQSGDFVLVPAMHDLINESLDAPLEGLTAAPIKMSEGRFRVGREDGPAELVMRIGHCSFGSPDAELLVSLLPQVVFVRGEPRLATLMQLVSEETRARRPARELVLERLLEVLLIEALRCGGETASAPGLARGLADDRLAAALRALHARPEYLWTVAELAAEAALSRSAFFVRFSRTVGMPPMAYLLAWRMALARRLLCGHELGIDQIAERVGYSSASTFSVAFARHAGVPPARYGRMRPNGRHPPAMPAK, encoded by the coding sequence ATGCAATTCTTTGGCGACAGTCCTGCAAGTGATCCCCTCGCCGAGGTCGTCACGCTGCTCCAGCCGGCCGCCCGTTTCTCCAAGCTGGTGGAGTGCGCCGGCTCGTGGAAGATCCACCGCAAATCAACCGGCGAGCCATTCTACTGCGCAGTGTTGGAGGGGCGCTGCCGCGTGATGGTGGACGGGCAGCCGTCCATGACGTTGCAGTCCGGCGATTTCGTGCTGGTCCCGGCCATGCACGACCTCATCAATGAAAGCCTGGACGCACCACTGGAAGGACTGACCGCAGCGCCGATCAAGATGAGTGAGGGCCGTTTTCGCGTCGGCCGCGAAGACGGACCCGCGGAGCTAGTGATGCGGATCGGACACTGCAGCTTTGGTTCGCCGGATGCGGAACTGCTCGTATCGCTGCTGCCGCAGGTGGTATTCGTGCGTGGAGAGCCCCGGCTCGCGACGCTGATGCAGTTGGTCAGCGAGGAGACCCGCGCGCGACGTCCGGCACGCGAACTCGTACTCGAGCGGCTGCTGGAGGTGCTGCTGATCGAGGCCTTGCGATGCGGCGGTGAGACCGCTTCTGCGCCGGGCCTGGCCCGAGGTCTTGCCGACGACCGCCTGGCGGCCGCGCTGCGCGCCCTCCATGCACGCCCCGAATACCTTTGGACGGTAGCAGAACTCGCTGCCGAAGCCGCCTTGTCGCGTTCGGCTTTCTTCGTCCGTTTCAGTCGCACCGTGGGCATGCCGCCGATGGCATATCTGCTGGCCTGGCGCATGGCGCTGGCCAGGCGCCTGCTTTGCGGACATGAGCTCGGCATAGATCAGATTGCCGAGCGCGTGGGCTACAGTTCCGCGAGCACCTTCAGCGTCGCATTCGCTCGCCACGCGGGTGTGCCGCCGGCGCGCTATGGTCGGATGCGCCCAAATGGACGCCATCCACCTGCCATGCCGGCGAAATAA